A stretch of DNA from Temnothorax longispinosus isolate EJ_2023e chromosome 2, Tlon_JGU_v1, whole genome shotgun sequence:
TGCGACGTATCTCCAAACAAATCTTGCATCAACGATAACTTTTTTGCTTTGTCATCCGATGCTTTTGGCCTCTCAATTCCCGTGGTGTTTAACGCAGACGTCGAGCCCATTTCCTTTCCGTCCGGCTTTGAGCTCGACAACGACTCGTtggaaattcttttattaaacaagTCATCTATTATACTTCGCTTATCTTTTACCGCTACTGGATTCTTTTGGCTCGAGGGCAAATCTTCCTTATCAGCTAGCAAACTAGCTAGTGGATCGTCCTCATCTATAAgcaagaaataatgaaataatcttAATACATAAGAATACGAGAAAGCTATGAAAACTCTGTTAAACGTTTCTTCAAATGTGCGGCTTGGACGACACTTATAAAATACGTATTAATGTGCTTTAATTAAACCTGCAAACGTAATTCTCTTTTTGCCGTTTTCAGCGGTTGGATTTCTCCTAAATGCATTACTGAACAGCTTGTCGTCCAAGCTGTCCATATCCTCCACCATATCTACCATTTTCGTCGCATTCGCGCGACACAATTTCGGTCGGTCGTAAAATACGgtgaaatatattacaattgaTTACAATTCAGCTTGTGCCACTCGCAGGGCCATGCCAATTATTATTCTAGCCGCATATCAATAGCAATCgacttaataataaagatgtgTCACATATCAagggtctgttttctattgttgaactggctgcactagttcagagtttatctttttcactCATTGGAAGgcaaaagataaactctgaactgGTGCAGTCAGTTCCTAGCAATAGGACCCACTATAGCGGCTTCGGGAAGTGCATTGTGAAAGAGATAACACAGCTATGCACACATTTATCTATTAAGACTGCTGGCTATTTTAATCTCGCTAAGTGACAAATCAATTATCGACCGAAAGCATTTCAATGTGTCTCCATATATTTCTCCTCCGCTCCTCCCTCTGCCGCGCCCTAATtatattcaagaaaataatgagatCCTAGGAGGCTTTTCTAAGTCAGCTGTCGAGAGAAtacattcattattattttttctttcgagaAAGCACCTTCTCGTTGTCCAGTATGACGATTTGGTCGTATGAGTCGTATGAAGTTCATACACACGTATGTAACATATGTAATTGTACGTGCGCCGTATGGAGCCGGCTTAGGGCGAGCCTAAAGCATAAAGGCCGAAGTCTAAACCGGAGTCCGACGCCAGCGCGCCACGTGACCGCGCACCAAGTCGATTCACCGAACCTTTTCCCGTGACTGCCAGTCCGTGCCTCCTGAGTGTGGTGAATGAACGATAAGCGCGGGGACGATCGTGGGCAGTTTCGCGTCGCACGATTCCTCGTGGTTCCTCGGCCGCGGGTCCTGAGTCCTGACAGAGCGCGCGAAaaagagtgagaaagagagagagagagaggatggTGCCGAGACGGCTGTGAGTCGGCGAGATAATTGGGGCCCAGGAAGCGAAACGGAACGAGCAAAAGGAATGCGCGTCGTGATGCTGCCGACTCCACTGGTGCTGATCGCACGCTACTCCACGTTGTCGTCGTTGctatcatcgtcgtcgtcgtcgtcgtcgtgaaCGGTGACAATATCGCGAGCCAATACCGCGATGCAATCCATCTACTGGACTGGACGATTGCTGTCGCGCGCGCTCTGGAACGGCATCGCGAGCTATAGCACCGCGTGCGGCGGCGAGCAGCAGCCGAGCGCGGCCGTCGCGAGCACCAGGCGCCGCGAGACCTCGCTCGTCTCCGCCGTGTGCGGTTTCCCCAAGGACTTTGCCCGGAGCCGGATACGCAGGGGCCAGTTCGGCGACGACGCTTGGTTCACTGCCAGATTCAGGACGGCCGAAGTCATAGGTGGGCGACTCCCGGCGACTCCCGCGGGGAGTACGCCTCGCGATCGCCTCGCGCGTGCTGGGGCTTTGCTCTTCCCTAGCCGCCCTATTTCAAGATTCTTGTCCCTTTCTTGTTCCGGAATCCCTGTCCAAAAGCCTGAAATGAAACAGAGTCTGCCCCAGCACAGCGGAAAGTTCTAAATCACAAAGACGTCTAAAAGacgacataattttttagacgTCCTTTAGACGTCTTTCAGAAGCTTCTATCAGCTGGGACTGAAGAGATCTGCTTCCTTTAactaatttctatattttcttataatttttttttcatctcgATTATGCCCGTTTCAGTTTTATATCGTAcggttgaaaaaaatgtacttttttttctaaaatgacAACAAACAACGGTTTACTGGTGGACAATGTGGAATGTTTAAATCACCGaacaaacaatttaaattccaAGTAAATTCTTAGGAGGAAAAGATCTGCTATTCTTAATTTTACGCTTGCTAcacttaaaagaaataaagtgtATGCATTTGGAGCAaacaaaggaaaagagaattttggaaaaaaaatgaggaaaagattgtaaaaaggaaaaaatgggAAAACCGCGGTCAATAAGAATAGAACTCCAAATTCACCGTAAAACTATATTTCAGAAGATGTATCATCTCATCGGTCGCGTGTGGTGTTTGACTGAACTTTCTGCTGCGCTTTCTACACTCTCCTACAGTTTTTGTCCTCCTTTTTTTCCATTCCAAAGCTTGAGCAAAAAGGCTTTACTTCAAATACAGTAAATGCGACTGAAGATTTAAGAACTTTAagagattttaaattattaattctttttatacattttatatgtattaattttttgcctTCTTTCCTTTAACTTATGAACATTGTGTATactatatagttttattttaaatataaaagtttaattacaCAGCTTTAAATACGGACACAATAactaagagaaataaataataatattacataatttttactcCAGGTTAACTATCTGAAGTAATGTTGAACGTTCATACATTTAACAAGCATAAAAtacctatttaattaattatgtctgTAATCTAAgtgcataaattattattgtacctTATTGGCATACATTGTTCACTtaaattattcacaaaataatttaaagataataattttatgttatagataattgttaatatGTAGATTCtctacttttaaattaattattgtaattcgaatatttatttttcaagacaaaccttgaattttttaagtacatATTTGAGAATGTAAACTTGACTGGCagttatttaaacaattgcCTTATACAGGTACTAATTACCTTTTAATGTTTCAGGTGTGGCTGATGGTGTGGGGGGATGGCGACATTATGGAATCGATCCAGGAGAGTTTTCTAATTTCCTAATGAGGACGTGTGAGAGGCTAGTCTCCATGGGCAGATTCACACCTACAGAACCAGCTGGCTTATTAGCACGTAGTTACTATGAATTGTTAGAAAATAAACAACCAATATTAGGTGAGTATAGTGCCTTTAATCGtgggtaaaaaaaaattagagataaatcaaaattatttggaaatgTTGTGTCTCAAGATTTTttctgatattaattaaatttctttggtGTACAGGTAGCAGCACCGCGTGTGTGATAGTTCTTAATAAAGAGACGAGCTGCATTTACGCAGCCAATATAGGAGATAGCGGCTTCGTAGTTGTACGACGGGGAGAGGTGGTACATCGGTCTTCGGAGCAACAACATTACTTCAATACTCCCTTCCAATTGTCGCTGCCACCTCCGGGACATTCTGATCTAGTACTTCGTGACAggtagattattttttatgcagcGATTTATCTATTCTGCTTATCTCTGTGTATTTCTGTAACtgcacatattaatatttatatcacgaTACCACAATCctcatgaaaattaattatgaataattacgTTCTTTTTTCCTATTCAGTCCAGAATCCGCTGACACTTCGAGTTTCGGGGTTGAGGACGGCGATGTAATCCTTCTGGCAACCGACGGGGTATTCGACAATGTGCCTGACCAGTTGCTAGTCACCGAGATGCGTAAGATTGAGGGCGAGAGAGACCCCACGAAAATACAATGCGTCGCTAACACGATAGCGTGGATGGCGCGTCGTTTGGCGTTTGACGGCGCCTTTATGTCTCCGTTTGCTCAAAATGCCCGAGAGAATGGGATCGATGCAATAGGTATGTAAAAGAAAGACACTACTAATTTACGCTGTATTTCAAGCAGCAACGTTTTttggatataaaaaaaaaatcgctttatataaaaatatctcagttacatcatattagaaatttatcttatgattacttatgtaaaaaaaaagataagtaATCATAAGATAAATTCCTAATAtgatgcaattttttatttcttttcttttatagaagaaattaaatgttaattgaaAATGTTCCTTTATTGATTTTGCTTGAATTTGATCCATTAATATgaacaaaagaataaaaagtttaaattaaggAGATTTGACGAAAGAACGTGCAAAAGTAGATTTTGAACTTTCCAGGTGGTAAACCAGATGATATCACGGTGCTTTTAGCAACAGTGGCGATATGATAAAACAATAAGGAACAAGTGTACAATAGAGCCCTGATGATCATTGTATTATAGTCCATGTCATTGCGTATATGTATTTAGTTATACATCATATTAATCCTATTACGctaatcatttattatttaaatcgaaataaatGGTTTTGTAAAATCACTTCTTATTCTActcattaatattcatttctttacagctcttgataattattaacgtACTCTTTGGCGATTGCGGATGTGCTTGTTGATTCACCCTTTCAGCATCTACGTGCCATATATCGCACGTCCACTTTTGGTAAATTTGTCACTTTCTTTAAGTGTATGCATTTACatctaaaagtaaaaaaaatttaaagaccgAAGAAATCAAGATTAACAAGAAAATATGGTTTCTATACACTTAATGAGATACTGAAAGAGTTAATACAAACGCCTCCTAACAGGAACCAATCAAAGATGTTATCGTCGTTAACTGTATCAAAATGACGATGTTAGGAAACGACCAGAAATTTCAAGATTAATGATGTAAAAACCCACTTAAAAATCGCAACATCCAcattagaattataaatttaatatattaagtattaatCGAGCTACAATAATGCAAGGAATATCGTGCAAAGAAGAAGCATCCTATGATCCTGGAAGCCAAAGATATAAGAGAAGATAAATATGtgcaaatctaaaaaattaaaatgctatAGATACAAATCTGTGGTAttcaaaaagatttataaaaattttaaaggacTCAAAACCCGAGGATCTAAAATCACGATTAaaacaacaattaattattcctcGTAATCACGTGGGAGTTCAAATTTCTTGTCTAAATCAGTacactgtaaaataaatttgcacaaCATTTAGAggtatgttaaaaaattcacatcTGTTTAGCTTAGGATATCATTGTACAAAGCGCTTATGAGAATCacagaaaaatttacattcaAGCTGGTTATTAATCATACTTGACTAAAAGTGATGTCTCTTTTCTAAAGATGCTAAAACTCAacttttgcttttaaaaatccgaattattattaaagaatttaagaaataaaactcaaAATTTTGCTTCAATGATAATTAACTAATAGATtaaccttaaaaaaaaaaaaaaacagtaccTTTCTATCGTCTTCACGATAAAAAAAGTAACggttattaattatgattaatgCAAGTCTCCGTTATATTCATATAGTACACAATATACACATATGAACAAAGTGTGGgaagtgtatgtatatatatatattatttctttagtttatatttaacgATTTGTACTTTGTAGATGTTGCCTAGATTACACTTCGctacgataataaatataaataaatgctttAGTACACTTTAAAATAGTCTCCCTTGCACAATggcattctctctctctctctctctctctctctctctctctctctctctctctctctctctctctctctctctcatcgaTATTTGCAAGAACAATGAGCACGGTTAGTGTATCACAAAATTACCACCGATCGCAAATATCTTACAAAAGTGACATTCTcgatacattaaatttaattaatttgcgagTGAAAAATTACAACCCCCGTGCTGAACCGGAAGTTCACCACAAACGGGTTTAACCCTCGGAATGCCAATTCAGTTACACTCGCGTGCATAAAAATGCTATTTCTATCGAATCGGATGATTCTGAAGTCCGCAGATATAAATCtgcgaaaattttaataatcgttATTACTAAAACTTTTTACTCGCTACAATATATTTAGGATGAAATAAGCTATTATATACGACAGTAGAATCGCGTATATAAACAGCTTACACTAATATTACCTAATACCAActaaaattactaatttttttacaattttaaactCATTTCAAACTTGTTGGAAAATCATTGtgtttgaaaaacaaaatatacattcGCAATGCCTTGTACTTTAAATAAAGCAATTTAATCCATATTTTCTGATAGTACTAGAAGCGCAACACTTGGCTTCCAGTTATTATCAATAGAAACCGGATTCTGTACGCAAAAATGAGCATTAAAAAACACATAAATGTGCAAGTGGAATTTAAGGAAATCAATAACAGGATTTCTGATGTTAAGCGCGTAGTTTTTTCGTTTATATGCAGAGTGTATAAGTACTCGCGCGTGCTTTCTCTTGTCTACAAATTCTTTGAAAAGTTCAAAGTTGGCTTTTTCTTGACGacaatttgattattattacagGCTAATCATCAATCGCCTTTGATATCATCTTTAATTAGATAGTCTGCCGAATTTTcgcttaaaaaaataagctttAGACATTTTAGAAGATCTTTAATGAAACAGAATTGATCGGTCTCTTATACACTCTGTACATTATACTTTACGTGTCTCATTATACATCTTTGCATACAAATCCGGGCACTAAATTGTGGATTATTCCAAAGGGATAATGGACACGCGCGTTTCCGCAATGTCCTTGGGCAATTTGACATAAGAAACAGCATTAGGAAGAGAATGCTGAACTTTTCGATTATTGCACGTTGGCTTCCTGTCCCCAATTAAAGCCGCCCGGCCGATCTTCCGGCGGTGGCGTATAATCTGGATCCTCAGGATGTGCGTCAAACAAAGTCTTactgagaaaaagagaagaatattatatattatctcttTCATCGATAGTCTAGCGTTTGCTCATCATCACCCAATTTTAAGACACTCCTCCACAAATGAActattgaaataattcaattgattttaaataacaataatttccatcttaatttcagttttaaataaaaaagataagtaAGAGTTATATACGTACAGTATTTGCGGGGTTTTCAGAATTCGGAAACCGCCTCTTAACCGGGGAAATACATCCTCCGCAAAATAGTAAATATGCCCTACAGCCATTCCTACAAGATCGACCCATATCGTATTGCCAAGCAGTACAGAGAAGCCTAACAGCACCCACGGTAAATACGGAGCCTGAAAAAATCAAAGTCATCAGTAATCATCGCGTGATTCGTCACGTGACGATTGTCACATGATACAAGCCACAATAATGATGCAGCAGTTGATTCCAACATAAGGTATGTTCTTTTTACCTAAACTTTTGCACcgttattctttttctctttttttccaacatagagagaaaaagagaaaagataaacgGTGCAAGAAATCTAGCTAAAAAGAATAGACCTGTAAATTGCAATAGtaataaaacaaagataatattaaagtcGTGTGTTCATCTCTTTAAATTGGTCCTACTTGGAAGTTCAAAAGTCCGAAGAAGTTCATCCTAACAAAAGGATTTCGTCGTGACCACACGTACACCAGCATTATCGTGAATGCATGCCCCAGGAACAGCAAATTGACGAAGAATGCAAAACTCTATGAATAAGTTAAgaaataatgacaaaaatgTTCTCAATATAAGGACAATATTATACCCTTTAAATATAGCaacgttaataattaattctaattatttattattataattataaacattattattcagagctgttaattataattgttattaatttaattatcaatagAATATTAAACGTTACAATTGATAATAGAACATTGCCATAATTATaactgttattaaaattataacaattgaCATTTTGTCAAGGATACGATCATGCATATTCCGCCGAAGATGAACATCATCACAAAATCAGCTGTTCTCCTGCGGAAAGACCCTTCCTCCAACATGCGGCAATATCGATATGTGAAGATCATATTGAATAATAGGTTGAACCCAACATTTCCGAAGAACAGGAATGTTGTTATCAATCGCCATATCTGAAATAATTCAACGCAATACTGTAAAGAAGCTTACAGTTGTATTGTGAGCTGTCGCGACACTTGATAGATGACGAAAAAAAGTGCAAGTCTACGTgtataaatgttctttcaatgACGGTAATGACTTTTGAACCATCTTATATAACAAAGTACTTTGCATAGATATTTGCATATCTGAACTTCCGTACCTGGTACTGCTCCACAATGAGAATAGGATTGAAATACAGTTGAAACGGGGATACCAAGTCTAATTgctgaaacatttaaattaattacatcatcggcaaacaaatatatatattgtacgcTCAATCGAGtcagttattaatttaattaaaattattctccaTTATCATTAGGCTTCTTTCTGTGTAATATcacttttatacaattactaAGGAAGCAACGGAACAATATGAACCAAGTCATCGACTGTGCTCAAGCATGAGACTTAAATGAtcttataaatacaataaacttGGGCTACGGTTCACTTGACGCTATACAAATGcatcgaagcattcctcttctcttttctttcaatgaagaaagaaggagaagaaaaatgcTCCAAagtatttgtagcgtcaagtggagcGCAGCCTTAAATGCTCGTGAGAGGTGAGAAAATCTCGAAAATCCGAGGAATTTGAGGATAAGGGAAGAAGATAAGATCCGACGATAAGACCCGCGCGTCCAGAGaccgacggcgacgacgcggTCGAGAGGGTGCGGAGGGTGGGAAAGGGAGTAAAggggtgaaaaaaaaatacacgcaAGATCGGCAAGATAGATACCACGGCGAGGGTCGTGATGACACAGGCTGTCGTGTAAGCCCGCGTCACCACGGGCATCTGCATGTACTCGTGCCATAACGCTTCGTAGGCCATTGGCATCGATTGTCGGCGATCTCACGCCCGTGTTCCTGCTTCCTTCGCACCGAGACCTCGCAGCTGCACACACGCCGCTCCCCAGTCCTGCCCGCTTCACCATCGCATGTCGCACCCCGATGCGCGGCAAACTGTTACCTGCACATCGTGAACCGCGACGCGATATTCTGCCGTGTCGTGTCCGTCCGCAGTCCTCCGCACTCCGCACCGCGATATCGCCCTCGTACATACACGTAACACGTGAAACTGTCGGCGAACGCGCGCGCCTGGGGGAATCGTACCGTCACGTCCGTCACTACCGTCGCGGCGTCGCCCCGTCCAATCCCCGCCGCCGAGCTGTGACTTTTTCGCCGCCAGGTTGCCGAACTGGCGCCCATCGATCACGCCGCGCGAAACGGCGAACTTCACCACGCCGTCGCGCGGATTGTTTATCCCACGTAAACGTCGTAAACGTCGGGTCTCGGACGCGGAGAATCGACCGAGGTCGACGACGGCAACTCCAGCGAGTGAACGCACGTAAACCGGGGCCGGTCAGTCTCGCCACGCTACGATCGAAAACAATCGGAGTAATTGAAAATGGTTCTCACGAAGGAGTACCGCATTTCCATGCCGCTCACCACGGAAGAGGTAACCTTCGCGCGTTACGCTCGATcgcttatttaattatttattcgttgGACGAGGGTATTTGTCTGTTCGTCTGACGATATTCGTTGACCTGTCTGCCGATTTTTTCTTGAAAGGCGATTTTTCGTAAGAATTACTTTGCGGTAATCGATCAATTCGCTTTTGTATAGTACCGCATCGGCCAGCTATACATGATCGCCAGACACAGTCATGAACAGTCCGATAACGACGAGGGAGTGGAAGTGGTGGAAAACGCCGTCTGCGAGGATCCTGTTCACGGGAAGGGCCAATATACTGAAAAGAGAATTCATTTGTCCAGGTAAGTCTTGTATTCTTAAATATACTTAACGTCTGAAGTGCATACAGTATTAGGCTGTAGTCCATTtgatgctacaaatgctttgaagcgttcttcttctccttctttcttccctgaaagaaaggagaagagaaatgcttcgaagcatttgcaGTGTGTTAAGTGGACCACAGCCTATAATAGGtgttatagtattttataatggCTTGATCTCCTAAAACAAACATTGCATGTCTTGTTTTCCTTGCAGTAAACTACCTTACTGGATCCAGTCCATCCTACCgcgaatattttatgtgaCGGAAAAAGCGTGGAACTATTATCCTTTTACTATCACAGGtatattccattttatttgtatagcGTAATCGAAATTggtcttttattaatttcatacttTTGGAAATTGGAAGTAGTCTGACTTTTAGCActgataaatatgataatcttgaaatattgtatttttttttatcaaagagaatCAAAACCCTTttgttgtattatatttttgttttcttgcaTGTTTGTTCGTTCCTGGTGACTGCAGAATACACTGTGAGTAACATTCAGCACGAGTATTAccataaaattttctgttattcctgaatttctcttttttcagtGTTCCTTTATACCAAAGTTCCACATAGCGATAAACACACGGTATGAGGACAACAATGGCTCCacagaaaatgtaaatagcttattattatatacatcacGCTCGCTTCACTGCACGTTTCGTTATcgtatacttttttatgtaataatgaaaaatataattaatataataatgatgacgatgattctattattattgatttgtaGTGCTTAGGACTGTCGCCCATTGAATTAATTCACCGAGAGGTAGATTTTGTGGATATTGCATATGATGAAATCTCTGCGAAACATTACAAAGAGGAGGAAGTATGTTTACAACATTCACttacgtttaatttttaacgttagATTTTCGCTTAATTGAAATACCTTAATCGTAACAGGACCCAAAGTACTTCCAATCGAAAAGAACGGGCCGTGGTCCTCTGGTTGAAGGTTGGAGGGACACAACGCAACCCATAATGTGCTCGTACAAATTGGTTCACGCCTCGTTCGAAGTCTGGGGCATGCAAACGCGAGTGGAAGATTTTATTCATAGAGTAAGCTT
This window harbors:
- the Rdgbbeta gene encoding cytoplasmic phosphatidylinositol transfer protein 1, with the translated sequence MVLTKEYRISMPLTTEEYRIGQLYMIARHSHEQSDNDEGVEVVENAVCEDPVHGKGQYTEKRIHLSSKLPYWIQSILPRIFYVTEKAWNYYPFTITEYTCSFIPKFHIAINTRYEDNNGSTENCLGLSPIELIHREVDFVDIAYDEISAKHYKEEEDPKYFQSKRTGRGPLVEGWRDTTQPIMCSYKLVHASFEVWGMQTRVEDFIHRCIRDILLLGHRQAFAWIDEWYDMTLEDVRQYEQKMQAETNEKVRLKNQLDEKQTTATPSSSMPTTPKSPTQRSWFSWS
- the LOC139808990 gene encoding protein phosphatase PTC7 homolog translates to MQSIYWTGRLLSRALWNGIASYSTACGGEQQPSAAVASTRRRETSLVSAVCGFPKDFARSRIRRGQFGDDAWFTARFRTAEVIGVADGVGGWRHYGIDPGEFSNFLMRTCERLVSMGRFTPTEPAGLLARSYYELLENKQPILGSSTACVIVLNKETSCIYAANIGDSGFVVVRRGEVVHRSSEQQHYFNTPFQLSLPPPGHSDLVLRDSPESADTSSFGVEDGDVILLATDGVFDNVPDQLLVTEMRKIEGERDPTKIQCVANTIAWMARRLAFDGAFMSPFAQNARENGIDAIGGKPDDITVLLATVAI
- the Der-2 gene encoding derlin-2; the protein is MPMAYEALWHEYMQMPVVTRAYTTACVITTLAVQLDLVSPFQLYFNPILIVEQYQIWRLITTFLFFGNVGFNLLFNMIFTYRYCRMLEEGSFRRRTADFVMMFIFGGICMISFAFFVNLLFLGHAFTIMLVYVWSRRNPFVRMNFFGLLNFQAPYLPWVLLGFSVLLGNTIWVDLVGMAVGHIYYFAEDVFPRLRGGFRILKTPQILKTLFDAHPEDPDYTPPPEDRPGGFNWGQEANVQ